In the Clostridia bacterium genome, one interval contains:
- a CDS encoding phosphocholine cytidylyltransferase family protein, translating to MKVVILAAGLGKRLGSLTATLPKALLPVAGRPILDWQLSSLNRLGIPARDIIVVGGHQIEALQSTLPSEVVLIFNPDYATSNNIVSLYAARKQITNQDFILFNSDTLAHHRIIELVFKANSLPTVVIDKSKPLVGEEMRVRVVGDQVLGFGKHLTNAQGEYIGIARFDAWSSALLFKEIDDMVCHGLTGEWYEAAFDRLCRRIPVYATYTQGWPWIEIDDANDLERAKSMWVPVAMEL from the coding sequence GTGAAAGTCGTTATATTGGCCGCTGGATTAGGAAAACGTTTGGGTAGCTTGACTGCCACCTTGCCCAAAGCTCTTCTTCCAGTTGCTGGACGTCCGATCTTAGACTGGCAACTGAGTTCGCTGAACCGCCTTGGAATACCAGCTCGTGACATTATAGTGGTAGGTGGCCACCAGATTGAAGCTTTACAGTCGACTTTGCCTTCCGAAGTCGTACTAATATTTAACCCAGACTACGCTACTTCTAACAACATTGTTTCGTTGTATGCTGCACGAAAGCAAATAACCAACCAGGATTTTATACTTTTCAATTCGGATACTCTAGCACATCATCGCATAATAGAGCTGGTTTTTAAAGCCAATTCATTACCGACGGTAGTGATAGACAAATCTAAACCTTTGGTCGGAGAAGAAATGAGGGTTCGGGTAGTAGGAGACCAGGTACTGGGGTTTGGTAAGCACCTAACCAATGCCCAGGGAGAATATATAGGCATTGCTCGCTTTGATGCCTGGTCTTCGGCGTTACTGTTTAAGGAAATTGACGACATGGTTTGCCACGGGCTAACTGGGGAATGGTATGAAGCCGCCTTTGACCGCTTGTGCCGCCGCATCCCGGTATACGCCACTTACACCCAAGGTTGGCCCTGGATTGAGATCGACGATGCCAACGATCTCGAGCGGGCCAAGTCAATGTGGGTACCTGTGGCGATGGAACTATGA